GCATTGGCTGTAAAATTGGTTTGGACGAGGCTGTCTAACACCGCCTCGAGTTGGTCAGAAGCAATAACATAATTCACCAAACCGACAAATTTGGCCTCTTGAGCATTTAAGCGATTACCAGTTAATCCAAGATAAACACCGACTTGGCCTGGACAACGAGAAAGCAGAAAACTAGCACCAATATCAGGAAAAAAACCAATGCCCGTTTCTGGCATAGCAAAAATAAAGCGTTCTGTTGCCACTGGATGGGAACCATGAAGGGAAATCCCTACGCCTCCGCCCATGGTGATGCCATTCATTAAAGAAATATAAGGCTTAGGGTAGTGATGAATGTAGTGATTCAGACGGTATTCATGCCAAAAAAACTGCATTTGCTCAGGATTCTTAGCTAATCCAGCTTCATAAAGCCAGCGCACATCGCCGCCAGCACAAAAGGCTTTTTCCCCCTCTCCCTGGATAACGACTGCTTGCACACTCTCATCATTGCGCCAGAGCATCAGTTGCTGCTGTAATGCTTTGATCATCGGTAATGTCAGGGCATTCAACGCTTGAGGACGTTTTAGCGTGATTAATCCGATTTGTCCCGCTTTAGCAAAAGCGATATCTGCAGTCATTTGTCATTCCCCTCTAAATTCTGCTTTTCGCTTAGCCAAAAAGGCCGCAACCCCCTCTTTTTTATCCTCGCTAGCACAAACTTTGGCAAAATGGACAGCTTCTAAGTGCAACGCATCGCCTAAAGACATGTCGAATCCCCGATCAATCACTTCCATGACGCTTGCTATGGCGAGTGGTGCCATACTAAGAATACCTTTTAGCATTTCCTTTCCACGTGTCAGTAAATCATCAGCAGCCACTACTTCGCTTACTAATCCCCAGTCAAGTGCAGTTTCAGCGTTGATAAAGCGTCCAGTTAAACACAAATCCATTGCTCGTCCTTTGCCGATTAACCGAGCCAATCTCTGAGTCCCGCCATAACCAGGAATCACACCCAATTTTACTTCCGGTTGCCCAAATTGGGCTGTCGTTGCAGCGATGCGCATTGTTGCAGCGATAGCAAGTTCACACCCCCCGCCAAAGGCAAACCCATTAATAGCAGCAAGCGAAGGTTTGCCCATGGTTTCCAATTTCCTAAATATATCTTGGCCATCACGCGCAAATTGATACCCGCTTTGTGCGTTACATTCTGCTAGACGTGTAATATCCGCACCAGCACAAAAGGCTTTACCAGTGCCCGTTAGCAGCAACGCTTTCACTTTAGGATTTTCCTTGGCTGAATCGAAAATTTCACTTAATGCATGCAACACTTCAGTGCTTAGCGCATTTAGCTTTTCTGGACGATTAAGTGTCAGAGTCAGAATGCCGTCATTAGCTAAATCTTGATCAATCAAATTCATGTATAACTCCTGTTAGTCGATAAAATAGTCTTCATCCAAACTTGCTTTAGCAACGATTTCCCGCATGATCTCATTCGTCCCTTCAAGGATTTGATGCACTCTTAGGTCACGAAATATGCGCTCAATCTGGTAATCATGTAAGTAACCGTACCCGCCATGCAATTGCATCGCTTTATCACTGATTCGAAACGCAACGTCTGTTGCCAAGCGTTTAGCCATAGCACAATACATAGGTGCATCCGTTTCGCCTTTATCTAAAGCATCCGCTGCACGA
The genomic region above belongs to Legionella micdadei and contains:
- a CDS encoding enoyl-CoA hydratase/isomerase family protein; amino-acid sequence: MTADIAFAKAGQIGLITLKRPQALNALTLPMIKALQQQLMLWRNDESVQAVVIQGEGEKAFCAGGDVRWLYEAGLAKNPEQMQFFWHEYRLNHYIHHYPKPYISLMNGITMGGGVGISLHGSHPVATERFIFAMPETGIGFFPDIGASFLLSRCPGQVGVYLGLTGNRLNAQEAKFVGLVNYVIASDQLEAVLDSLVQTNFTANAHQQVDACLQRFVMPVGETMLEKDKATIDACFAKDTVEKIMASLQERGDEWSMPLLHNLQQKAPLSLKVTLAQIQKAKSLSMGECMKMDYCLVSQFMRDADFYEGVRALLVDKDKNPQWSPGHLAEVTSARVADYFECGQKELELIEQ
- a CDS encoding enoyl-CoA hydratase/isomerase family protein, which encodes MNLIDQDLANDGILTLTLNRPEKLNALSTEVLHALSEIFDSAKENPKVKALLLTGTGKAFCAGADITRLAECNAQSGYQFARDGQDIFRKLETMGKPSLAAINGFAFGGGCELAIAATMRIAATTAQFGQPEVKLGVIPGYGGTQRLARLIGKGRAMDLCLTGRFINAETALDWGLVSEVVAADDLLTRGKEMLKGILSMAPLAIASVMEVIDRGFDMSLGDALHLEAVHFAKVCASEDKKEGVAAFLAKRKAEFRGE